A region of Streptomyces halobius DNA encodes the following proteins:
- a CDS encoding TlpA disulfide reductase family protein, translating into MRWPDPLPAGTTPRSRRYLLMAGAALALTGCTSAAAGGADRPSGTGGSAGASPESPAGTGGITTIPAGRRPTAPDIFGKSLDGEPLRLSDYRGSVVLLNVWGSWCDPCKAEAPHLARAFEKTRDRGVQFLGINTRDMSTGPAKDFERRYGITYPSFYDPRGELVLRFKGHLLAQAIPSTVVMDRQGRIAARAPRVLNERDILGMLNPLIAEGR; encoded by the coding sequence ATGCGGTGGCCGGACCCGCTGCCTGCGGGCACGACCCCGCGCAGCCGCCGGTATCTGCTGATGGCCGGCGCGGCACTGGCGCTCACCGGATGTACGTCGGCCGCGGCGGGCGGCGCGGACCGCCCCTCCGGTACGGGCGGGTCCGCCGGCGCCTCACCGGAGTCGCCCGCGGGCACCGGGGGGATCACTACGATCCCGGCCGGGCGGCGCCCCACGGCCCCGGACATCTTCGGCAAGAGCCTGGACGGCGAACCGCTGCGCCTTTCCGACTACCGCGGCAGCGTGGTGCTGCTCAACGTGTGGGGATCGTGGTGCGATCCGTGCAAGGCCGAGGCGCCGCATCTGGCGCGGGCCTTCGAAAAGACCCGGGACCGGGGCGTGCAGTTCCTGGGGATCAACACCCGCGACATGTCCACCGGCCCCGCGAAGGACTTCGAGCGGCGCTACGGCATCACCTACCCCAGCTTCTACGACCCCCGAGGCGAGCTGGTGCTGCGCTTCAAGGGGCACCTGCTGGCACAGGCGATCCCGTCCACCGTGGTGATGGACCGTCAGGGGCGGATCGCGGCACGGGCGCCGAGGGTACTCAACGAGCGGGACATCCTCGGCATGCTGAACCCGCTCATCGCGGAGGGCCGGTGA
- the resB gene encoding cytochrome c biogenesis protein ResB, translated as MFDVYASPWFAAVYLLLFLSLGGCILPRCAQFARTLRARPPAAPRRLDRMPEHTRWTSIIPPGEALKAATQALRRRRFRLRVQQDAEASGGALSAEKGYLREAGNLLFHLALFGLLVALAAGGLFGSTGQAVVVEGDSFTNARTQYDDFQPGKLVSGDDLAPFSFRLEEFTGKYQRSGPQRGTPTFFQARVRTNETASAPGRDVTIKVNDPLEIGGSKVYLVGHGYAPVVTVRDGKGDVAWSGPAPFLPQDAFVRSTGVIKVPDARDRDGKPTQLGFTGLFLPTVNLSANGWSSLSPAAEDPVLVLTAYHGDLGLDSGMPQSIYQLDTSRMTQFTKKDGSPAAQALRPGDRMELPGGAGSLTFDGLKEWASFQIARNPSNGTALWSSIAAGLGLTASLFIRRRRLWVRIRPVSGTGSEIEVAGLDRSTSPRLAEEVADLATELRRTIPVAGATASPHQEQKQEQP; from the coding sequence CTGTTCGACGTCTACGCATCGCCCTGGTTCGCCGCGGTCTACCTGCTGCTGTTCCTCTCCCTCGGCGGCTGCATCCTGCCGCGCTGCGCCCAGTTCGCCAGGACCCTGCGCGCCCGGCCGCCGGCTGCACCCCGCCGCCTGGACCGCATGCCGGAGCACACCCGGTGGACCAGTATCATCCCGCCCGGCGAGGCACTCAAGGCGGCGACACAGGCCCTGCGCCGCAGGCGCTTCCGGCTGCGCGTGCAACAGGACGCCGAGGCATCCGGGGGCGCCCTGTCGGCCGAGAAGGGCTACCTCCGCGAGGCGGGCAACCTGCTGTTCCACCTCGCCCTGTTCGGACTCCTCGTAGCCCTGGCCGCCGGCGGCCTGTTCGGCTCCACCGGCCAGGCCGTCGTCGTCGAAGGCGACAGCTTCACCAACGCACGCACCCAGTACGACGACTTCCAGCCGGGCAAGCTGGTCTCCGGCGACGACCTCGCGCCCTTCTCCTTCCGCCTGGAGGAGTTCACCGGCAAGTACCAGCGCAGCGGACCACAGCGCGGCACCCCGACCTTCTTCCAGGCCCGCGTACGGACCAACGAGACGGCGAGCGCCCCCGGGCGCGACGTCACCATCAAGGTCAACGACCCCCTGGAGATCGGCGGTTCCAAGGTCTACCTCGTCGGCCACGGCTACGCCCCCGTCGTGACCGTACGCGACGGAAAGGGCGACGTCGCCTGGTCCGGACCGGCCCCCTTCCTCCCCCAGGACGCCTTCGTCCGCTCCACCGGAGTGATCAAGGTCCCCGACGCCCGCGACCGCGACGGCAAGCCAACCCAACTCGGCTTCACCGGGCTCTTCCTGCCCACCGTGAACCTCTCCGCCAACGGCTGGTCCTCCCTCTCACCCGCCGCCGAGGACCCCGTCCTCGTCCTGACCGCCTACCACGGCGACCTCGGCCTGGACAGCGGGATGCCCCAGAGCATCTATCAGCTCGACACCAGCCGCATGACCCAGTTCACGAAGAAGGACGGCTCTCCCGCCGCCCAGGCACTGCGCCCCGGCGACCGCATGGAACTGCCCGGCGGGGCCGGCTCGCTCACCTTCGACGGCCTCAAGGAGTGGGCCAGCTTCCAGATCGCCCGCAACCCCAGCAACGGCACCGCCCTGTGGAGCTCGATCGCCGCCGGACTCGGCCTGACCGCCTCGCTGTTCATCCGACGGCGCCGCCTGTGGGTCCGTATCCGTCCCGTCTCCGGTACGGGCAGCGAGATCGAGGTCGCCGGCCTGGACCGGTCCACGTCACCCCGGCTTGCCGAGGAAGTCGCCGATCTCGCCACCGAGTTGCGCCGCACGATCCCTGTGGCTGGCGCCACCGCCTCACCGCATCAGGAACAGAAGCAGGAGCAACCGTGA
- a CDS encoding acyltransferase family protein, with product MRASDPQLTQGRTAAPGTPPAPRTAPPQRDAFFDNAKYLAMVLVALGHAWEPLRDDSRAAAALYIAVYTFHMPAFILLAGYLSRSFDTRPGRLKRLLTGIAVPYVLFEVAYTIFKRRADDDPEYPISLLDPWYLTWFLIALFVWRLTAPLWKTLRWPVPLALALATLASVSPDIGDDLDMQRVLQFLPFFVLGLCLKPEHFQWVRRRGVKILSIPVFAGALAVAYWAVPRINAEWFYRRDSAQEMGAPWWSGALMTFALFGCAMLLIACFFAWVPRRKMWFTVLGAGTVYGYLLHGFLAQGSRMWGWYGNDWIYTPVGEIIVTLVAAVVITALCTPPVRRVFRFAVEPRAEWAFKRDAAALADDRTKGG from the coding sequence ATGCGGGCCTCTGATCCACAGCTCACGCAGGGCCGGACCGCCGCCCCCGGGACACCGCCCGCACCGCGCACGGCCCCGCCGCAGCGCGACGCATTCTTCGACAACGCCAAGTACCTGGCCATGGTGCTAGTCGCACTCGGCCACGCGTGGGAGCCCCTGCGCGACGACAGCCGCGCCGCCGCGGCGCTCTACATCGCCGTTTACACCTTCCACATGCCGGCGTTCATCCTCCTGGCCGGCTACCTCTCGCGAAGTTTCGACACCCGGCCCGGCCGACTCAAGCGACTGCTCACCGGCATCGCCGTGCCGTACGTACTCTTCGAAGTCGCCTACACGATCTTCAAACGACGGGCGGACGACGACCCGGAATATCCGATCAGCCTGCTCGACCCGTGGTACCTGACGTGGTTTCTGATCGCCTTGTTCGTCTGGCGCCTGACGGCCCCGCTGTGGAAGACCCTGCGGTGGCCGGTGCCACTCGCACTGGCCCTGGCCACACTCGCCTCCGTCTCGCCCGACATCGGCGACGACCTCGACATGCAACGCGTCCTGCAGTTCCTGCCGTTCTTCGTGCTCGGTCTGTGCCTGAAGCCGGAGCACTTCCAGTGGGTACGGCGCCGGGGCGTGAAGATCCTCTCCATACCGGTCTTCGCCGGTGCGCTGGCCGTGGCGTACTGGGCGGTCCCGCGGATCAACGCCGAGTGGTTCTACCGCCGCGACAGCGCCCAGGAGATGGGCGCGCCGTGGTGGAGCGGGGCCCTGATGACCTTCGCGCTCTTCGGCTGCGCCATGCTGCTCATCGCCTGCTTCTTCGCATGGGTGCCGAGGCGCAAGATGTGGTTCACGGTGCTTGGTGCGGGAACGGTGTACGGGTACCTGCTCCACGGCTTTCTCGCCCAGGGCTCGCGCATGTGGGGCTGGTACGGCAACGACTGGATTTATACACCGGTGGGCGAGATCATCGTCACCCTGGTCGCTGCCGTCGTGATCACGGCCCTGTGCACGCCGCCCGTACGCCGGGTGTTCCGCTTCGCGGTGGAGCCGAGAGCGGAGTGGGCCTTCAAACGGGACGCTGCCGCGCTCGCCGACGACCGCACCAAGGGCGGCTGA
- a CDS encoding cupin domain-containing protein: protein MDGTSDSGAAGRCGTAREALGAYAIGALEPEEYGPISCHLVACPACRAELAELAKVAELLSALRPVTRVDRHTGAGEPSSRCAGRARSLDERPPA from the coding sequence ATGGACGGCACGTCTGACAGTGGAGCGGCGGGACGCTGCGGGACCGCGCGCGAGGCCCTGGGCGCCTACGCCATCGGCGCGCTGGAGCCCGAGGAGTACGGGCCGATCAGTTGCCATCTTGTGGCGTGCCCGGCCTGCCGTGCCGAGCTCGCTGAACTCGCGAAAGTGGCCGAGCTGCTCTCCGCCCTCCGCCCCGTCACACGCGTCGACCGGCACACCGGGGCCGGGGAGCCCTCATCGCGCTGCGCCGGCCGGGCGCGCTCTTTGGACGAGCGGCCACCGGCATGA
- a CDS encoding DUF2933 domain-containing protein — MCLNKKVLIGLGIVAVGLFLLKPAWMVAALPLLILAICPLSMIFMMRGQRNGQGSSCSTGTETPKTSASAVDVTDVQIKALQAELRSLKAAQAERESGATDEWPQAKKYL; from the coding sequence ATGTGCCTCAACAAGAAGGTCCTCATCGGACTCGGCATCGTCGCTGTCGGCCTGTTCCTGCTCAAGCCCGCGTGGATGGTTGCGGCACTGCCCCTGCTGATCCTCGCCATCTGCCCGCTGAGCATGATCTTCATGATGCGCGGCCAGCGGAACGGCCAGGGCTCCTCCTGCTCCACCGGCACCGAGACACCGAAGACCAGTGCCTCCGCGGTTGACGTGACCGACGTGCAGATCAAGGCGCTTCAGGCTGAGCTGCGCTCGCTGAAGGCCGCACAGGCCGAGCGGGAATCGGGCGCCACCGATGAGTGGCCGCAGGCCAAGAAGTACCTGTGA
- the lgt gene encoding prolipoprotein diacylglyceryl transferase has product MNLAYLPSPPSPYLTVGQLMIHWYAIMVVLGVIAAVTIGQRRWSARGGAAGAVLDVTMFAVPFGILGGRLYHVITSWQLYFGEGRNPVEALYVWQGGLGIWGAIAGGALGAWIAARRRGIDFAAFADALAPGILVGQAIGRFGCWFNQALYGRPTTLPWGLEIDPANRPEATPGAATYHPTFAYEATWNLGAAVFVVGAARRFRLDRGRVFALYVAAYTAGRGWIEMLRVDEANHILGLRLNVWTSLLLFTAAVIFLYLRRPSRLAVLPTAADGTPAPRTAVFPPGSADGPLAVADPGKTATAPAAQDGKTGLLKEPANPAGRGR; this is encoded by the coding sequence ATGAACTTGGCCTATCTGCCGAGCCCACCGAGCCCCTATCTGACCGTGGGCCAGCTCATGATCCACTGGTACGCGATCATGGTGGTCCTCGGAGTGATCGCCGCCGTCACGATCGGCCAGCGACGCTGGAGCGCGCGCGGCGGCGCCGCGGGCGCCGTCCTGGACGTGACGATGTTCGCCGTGCCGTTCGGCATCCTCGGCGGACGGCTGTACCACGTGATCACCAGCTGGCAGCTCTACTTCGGCGAAGGCCGCAACCCCGTCGAAGCCCTCTACGTATGGCAGGGCGGCCTCGGTATCTGGGGAGCCATCGCCGGCGGGGCACTCGGGGCCTGGATCGCGGCCCGCCGCCGCGGCATCGACTTCGCCGCGTTCGCCGACGCCCTCGCTCCGGGCATCTTGGTCGGGCAGGCCATCGGACGATTCGGCTGCTGGTTCAACCAGGCGCTGTACGGCCGGCCCACCACGCTGCCCTGGGGCCTGGAGATCGACCCCGCGAACCGCCCCGAGGCCACCCCGGGCGCCGCGACCTACCACCCGACCTTCGCTTACGAGGCCACGTGGAACCTCGGCGCCGCCGTGTTCGTGGTAGGGGCCGCGCGGCGGTTCCGCCTCGACCGCGGCCGGGTCTTCGCCCTCTACGTCGCCGCCTACACCGCCGGGCGCGGCTGGATCGAAATGCTGCGCGTCGACGAGGCCAACCACATCCTCGGCCTGCGCCTGAACGTATGGACCAGCCTGCTGCTGTTCACAGCCGCCGTTATCTTCCTGTATCTGCGCCGCCCCTCCCGCCTGGCCGTGCTCCCCACGGCGGCCGACGGGACACCTGCACCACGGACAGCCGTCTTCCCGCCTGGTTCTGCCGACGGGCCGCTCGCAGTCGCCGACCCGGGGAAGACCGCGACCGCGCCGGCTGCGCAGGACGGGAAGACCGGTCTTCTCAAGGAGCCGGCCAACCCTGCTGGACGGGGCCGATGA
- a CDS encoding metal-sensitive transcriptional regulator, with the protein MANRETRQEKQFIGAEVADDAVVRLAKISGQVQGVSRMIRDGRYCVDVLDQIASVQKALDGVSRQVMRNYLERCVSDAIKSDDPLVYDELMKVLFRHR; encoded by the coding sequence ATGGCGAACCGCGAGACCCGGCAGGAGAAACAGTTCATCGGCGCCGAGGTCGCGGACGACGCGGTGGTGCGGCTTGCCAAGATCTCGGGGCAGGTACAGGGCGTCTCCCGGATGATCCGTGACGGCCGTTACTGCGTCGATGTCCTCGACCAGATCGCCTCGGTGCAGAAAGCGCTGGACGGAGTGTCCCGCCAGGTGATGCGCAACTACCTGGAGCGGTGCGTCAGCGACGCGATCAAGAGCGATGACCCGCTCGTCTACGACGAGCTCATGAAGGTGCTGTTCCGGCACCGCTGA
- a CDS encoding heavy-metal-associated domain-containing protein → MSDVITLSVPGVSCGCRQALKGAVGALPGVSIARVDLAARTVTAVYGRAAVLPGIVAAVEAAGYQIAGYEVGSRVERMAS, encoded by the coding sequence ATGTCCGATGTGATCACTTTGTCAGTCCCGGGAGTCTCCTGCGGCTGCCGACAGGCCCTCAAGGGTGCTGTCGGTGCCCTGCCCGGGGTGTCCATCGCACGAGTGGACCTCGCGGCAAGGACAGTGACGGCCGTATACGGGCGGGCCGCAGTCCTGCCCGGCATTGTGGCCGCGGTCGAGGCCGCCGGGTACCAAATCGCCGGCTACGAGGTCGGCAGCCGAGTCGAGAGGATGGCGTCATGA
- a CDS encoding heavy metal translocating P-type ATPase — translation MNAADIGVLIGAGGLIALLAWYFLGPKKARLADLRGGVQEIGITVKGGYSPDVIRVRQGVPVRLVFDRRESGDCTSRVVFPDFGLAKSLPAFGKATAEFVPDKAGRFGFACGMNMVHGTLLVEPGSGSVDAAPSAVAEEAPAAPTATPGEADTEDTEATERRAEIRDLSRRVLLGAVLSAPVVLAVMLHEFFGIGVPDLLLNPWFQLALITPVMFYTGWPIHRTGWLALRHRAAEMNSLITVGTCAAYGYSLLVTVAPGLLPAGVREVYYEAVGVILTLILLGRLFEVKAKAGTGQAIRELLGLQAKTARVVRDGTEVDVPVEEVRPGDIVVVRPGEKVAVDGLIVDGRSTLDESMVTGESIPVTKTAGDEVVGATVNQTGAFRLKATKVGADTMLAQIVRLVQQAQASKAPIQRIADLVASYFVPAVVFIAIASFATWFVVGPAPALTLGLVAAVAVLIIACPCALGLATPLSIMVGTGKGAQAGALIRSAESLETAHRLNTVVLDKTGTITKGRPALTDVVTAAGFSEGEVLRLVASAENSSEHPLGQAIVSGADDRGIPLADVSEFDSVTGKGITATVDGRRLLVGKAALLTEAGIDPGPLQSDADRLSAEGKTPVFAAADDQLAGVIAVADTVKDDSSAAVAGLKRLGLEVVMITGDNRRTAEAIAREVGIRRVLAEVLPEHKAREIRRLQDEGKQVGMVGDGINDAPALAQADVGFAIGTGTDVAIEASDVTLVSGALGGVVTAVTLSRATMRNIRQNLFLAFVYNTIGIPLAAGALYPFTGWLLSPIIAAAAMALSSLSVVGNANRLRRFTPERLPAAPEPPAAQAKVSVEAGAS, via the coding sequence ATGAACGCGGCGGACATCGGGGTTCTCATCGGAGCGGGCGGGCTGATCGCGCTGCTCGCCTGGTACTTCCTGGGGCCGAAGAAGGCACGGCTGGCGGATCTGCGGGGCGGGGTCCAGGAGATCGGGATCACGGTGAAGGGCGGGTACTCCCCGGATGTCATCCGGGTGCGGCAGGGGGTTCCCGTGCGCCTGGTCTTCGACCGGCGGGAGAGCGGGGACTGCACGTCCCGCGTGGTCTTCCCCGACTTCGGCCTCGCCAAGTCGCTGCCCGCGTTCGGCAAGGCCACGGCCGAGTTCGTCCCCGACAAGGCGGGCCGTTTCGGGTTCGCCTGCGGGATGAACATGGTGCACGGCACGCTGCTCGTCGAGCCCGGCTCCGGGAGCGTGGACGCTGCCCCGTCCGCCGTCGCCGAGGAAGCACCGGCCGCGCCCACTGCCACGCCGGGTGAGGCCGACACGGAAGACACGGAGGCGACCGAACGCCGTGCCGAGATCAGGGATCTGTCCCGGCGGGTGCTCCTCGGAGCGGTGCTGTCCGCGCCGGTCGTGCTGGCCGTGATGCTGCATGAGTTCTTCGGCATCGGCGTACCCGATCTGCTCCTCAACCCGTGGTTCCAGCTCGCGCTCATCACGCCGGTGATGTTCTACACCGGCTGGCCGATCCACCGGACCGGGTGGCTCGCCCTGCGGCACCGCGCCGCCGAGATGAACTCCCTGATCACGGTGGGCACTTGTGCGGCGTACGGGTACAGCCTGCTGGTCACCGTGGCGCCGGGCCTGCTCCCCGCGGGGGTGCGTGAGGTCTACTACGAGGCGGTAGGGGTCATCCTCACCCTGATCCTTCTGGGCCGGCTGTTCGAGGTGAAGGCCAAGGCCGGCACCGGGCAGGCGATCCGCGAGCTGCTGGGCCTGCAGGCCAAGACCGCCCGCGTCGTACGGGACGGCACCGAGGTGGACGTACCCGTCGAGGAGGTCCGGCCCGGTGACATCGTCGTGGTGCGCCCCGGGGAGAAGGTGGCCGTGGACGGGCTCATCGTCGACGGCCGCTCCACCCTGGACGAGTCCATGGTGACCGGGGAGTCGATCCCGGTGACCAAGACCGCCGGCGACGAGGTCGTGGGAGCGACCGTCAACCAGACCGGGGCCTTCCGCCTGAAGGCGACCAAGGTCGGCGCGGACACGATGCTCGCCCAGATCGTCCGGCTGGTGCAGCAGGCACAGGCGTCCAAGGCGCCCATCCAGCGGATCGCGGACCTCGTCGCCAGTTACTTCGTCCCCGCGGTGGTCTTCATCGCCATCGCCTCGTTCGCGACGTGGTTCGTCGTCGGTCCCGCACCGGCCCTGACCCTGGGGCTGGTCGCCGCTGTGGCTGTGCTGATCATCGCCTGCCCGTGCGCGCTCGGCCTGGCCACACCACTGTCCATCATGGTCGGCACCGGCAAGGGAGCTCAGGCCGGCGCCCTCATCCGCTCCGCCGAGTCGCTGGAGACCGCCCACCGGCTGAACACGGTCGTGCTCGACAAGACCGGGACCATCACCAAGGGCCGGCCGGCGCTGACCGATGTCGTCACCGCGGCCGGGTTCTCCGAGGGCGAGGTCCTGCGCCTGGTCGCCTCGGCCGAGAACTCCTCCGAACACCCCCTGGGCCAGGCGATCGTGAGCGGCGCAGACGACCGCGGAATCCCGCTTGCCGACGTGAGCGAGTTCGACTCGGTCACCGGCAAGGGCATCACGGCCACCGTCGACGGGCGCCGCCTGCTGGTCGGGAAGGCCGCCCTCCTCACCGAGGCGGGCATCGACCCCGGTCCCCTTCAGTCGGACGCGGACCGGCTCTCCGCCGAGGGCAAGACACCGGTGTTCGCGGCGGCGGACGATCAGCTCGCCGGAGTGATCGCGGTCGCCGACACCGTCAAGGACGACTCGTCCGCCGCTGTCGCCGGACTGAAGCGCCTGGGCCTTGAGGTCGTGATGATCACAGGCGACAACCGGCGTACCGCCGAAGCCATCGCCCGTGAGGTCGGCATCCGGCGCGTCCTCGCCGAGGTGCTGCCCGAGCACAAGGCGCGCGAGATCCGGCGTCTGCAGGACGAGGGCAAGCAAGTCGGCATGGTGGGCGACGGGATCAACGACGCCCCGGCCCTCGCCCAGGCCGATGTCGGTTTCGCCATCGGCACGGGCACCGACGTGGCCATCGAGGCGTCCGACGTCACTCTCGTCTCCGGCGCGCTGGGGGGTGTGGTCACCGCGGTGACGCTGAGCCGGGCCACCATGCGCAACATCCGGCAGAACCTGTTCCTGGCCTTCGTCTACAACACCATCGGCATCCCGCTGGCGGCCGGTGCCCTCTACCCGTTCACCGGCTGGCTGCTCAGCCCGATCATCGCCGCGGCGGCGATGGCGCTGTCGTCCCTGTCCGTGGTGGGCAACGCCAACCGGCTGCGCCGGTTCACCCCGGAGAGGCTTCCCGCGGCGCCGGAGCCACCGGCGGCACAGGCCAAGGTCTCGGTGGAGGCGGGCGCATCATGA
- a CDS encoding response regulator transcription factor has product MTGTVLVVDDEAKLRALVRDYLERDGYTVLEAADGHRALDVAGGAHPDLVILDLGLPGLAGEEVARLLRKTSDVPIVMLTAKAGENDRVMGLRLGADDYVVKPFSPRELVARVEAVLRRARGARGATEEAVSYGSGRVRIDAERREVQADGRPVELTRTEFDLLAALASRPGRAWTRMELVGRVQGHAFEAYERTIDVHVKNLRRKLGDTPPSCVVVTVPGVGYKLGIDRDA; this is encoded by the coding sequence GTGACCGGGACCGTGCTGGTCGTCGATGACGAGGCGAAGCTGCGTGCTCTGGTACGCGACTACCTGGAGCGCGACGGCTACACCGTGCTGGAGGCCGCAGACGGCCACCGGGCCCTAGACGTGGCGGGCGGCGCCCACCCTGACCTGGTCATCCTTGACCTCGGCCTGCCCGGCCTGGCCGGGGAAGAGGTGGCCCGGCTGCTGCGCAAGACCAGCGACGTGCCGATCGTGATGCTCACCGCCAAAGCGGGTGAGAACGACCGGGTGATGGGGCTGCGCCTCGGGGCCGACGACTACGTGGTCAAACCGTTCAGCCCGCGTGAACTGGTCGCCCGGGTCGAGGCGGTGCTGCGCCGGGCCCGCGGAGCCCGCGGCGCGACGGAGGAAGCCGTCTCCTATGGAAGCGGCCGAGTGCGGATCGATGCCGAGCGCCGCGAGGTGCAGGCCGACGGTCGGCCGGTGGAGCTCACCCGTACCGAGTTCGACCTGCTGGCGGCCCTCGCCTCCCGTCCCGGGCGGGCCTGGACCCGTATGGAGCTCGTCGGCAGGGTCCAGGGCCACGCCTTCGAGGCGTACGAGCGCACCATTGACGTGCATGTGAAGAACCTGCGCCGCAAGCTCGGCGACACCCCGCCCTCATGCGTGGTGGTCACCGTGCCCGGCGTCGGCTACAAACTCGGGATCGACCGTGATGCGTAA
- a CDS encoding sensor histidine kinase, translating to MRNPLRGLLRGRFARRLALAFAALGIGTALLTAVLVNTAFNARFQDYLGAQQRVQQQQLVGWFAADYTREKGWNPKTLNQLAPTVTMTGSEVELLDPAGSRVWSLADADVDAAMLAMHRQMMRTGDLGPPRSLPVTVDGRHVGTLQVRVPQGVIPAVDKDFQASVNQMLIAGALTAGLVALAVGVFTARRATAPIAELTRAAKDLAAGQRDRRVTTVPDNEIGQLATAFNTMADRVEKEDELRRLFASDVAHELRTPLAVVRSELEAVQDGIREPTPKVIASLHDETLRLGRLIADLETLASADAAAFTLERTPLSLTALVRDTVDGLTGRFTEAGIALRTDLAEVSVDGDAVRLRQIVTNQLTNALKFVPRGGAVTVTLHEEDGWAELRVADTGPGIPPEDLPHIFDRFFRSRTARADGSGIGLAVAAELTAAHDGTLTADSTPGHGTTFTTRLPTESAGGRKRTIRGQ from the coding sequence ATGCGTAATCCGCTGCGTGGTCTGCTGCGCGGCCGCTTCGCCCGCCGCCTCGCCCTGGCCTTCGCCGCCCTGGGCATCGGCACCGCACTGCTGACCGCCGTCCTGGTCAACACCGCCTTCAACGCCCGCTTCCAGGACTACCTCGGCGCTCAGCAGCGGGTACAGCAGCAGCAGCTCGTCGGCTGGTTCGCGGCCGACTACACCCGGGAGAAAGGCTGGAACCCCAAGACGCTCAACCAGCTCGCACCGACGGTGACCATGACCGGCTCGGAGGTGGAGCTGCTCGACCCCGCAGGCAGCCGGGTGTGGTCGCTCGCCGACGCCGACGTGGACGCGGCCATGCTGGCCATGCACCGGCAGATGATGCGGACCGGCGACCTGGGCCCGCCCCGCAGCCTGCCCGTCACCGTGGACGGCCGGCACGTCGGCACCCTCCAGGTCCGCGTCCCCCAGGGGGTGATCCCCGCCGTCGACAAGGACTTCCAGGCATCGGTCAATCAGATGCTCATCGCCGGAGCCCTCACCGCGGGCCTGGTGGCGCTCGCCGTCGGTGTGTTCACCGCCCGCCGCGCCACCGCCCCCATCGCCGAACTCACCCGCGCCGCCAAGGACTTGGCCGCCGGGCAACGCGACCGGCGGGTGACCACCGTCCCCGACAACGAGATCGGCCAACTGGCCACCGCCTTCAACACCATGGCCGACCGGGTCGAGAAGGAGGACGAACTCCGCCGCCTGTTCGCCTCCGATGTCGCGCACGAACTGCGCACCCCACTGGCCGTCGTACGCAGCGAACTCGAAGCCGTCCAGGATGGCATCCGCGAGCCCACCCCGAAGGTCATCGCCTCCCTGCACGACGAGACGCTGCGCCTGGGCCGGCTCATCGCCGATCTGGAGACCCTCGCCTCCGCCGACGCCGCCGCCTTCACCCTCGAACGCACGCCCCTCTCGCTGACCGCCCTCGTACGCGACACCGTCGACGGCCTCACCGGCCGGTTCACCGAGGCCGGCATCGCACTGCGCACCGACCTCGCCGAGGTGAGCGTCGACGGCGACGCGGTACGGCTGCGGCAGATCGTCACCAACCAGCTCACCAACGCCCTGAAGTTCGTCCCCCGAGGCGGCGCCGTCACCGTCACCCTCCACGAGGAGGACGGCTGGGCCGAACTGCGCGTGGCCGACACCGGCCCGGGAATCCCGCCCGAGGACCTCCCCCATATCTTCGACCGCTTCTTCCGCAGCCGCACCGCCCGCGCCGACGGCTCCGGCATCGGCCTCGCCGTCGCCGCCGAACTCACGGCCGCCCACGACGGCACCCTCACCGCCGACAGCACCCCCGGCCACGGCACCACCTTCACCACCCGCCTGCCGACCGAGTCGGCCGGAGGGCGGAAGCGCACGATCCGCGGCCAGTGA
- a CDS encoding DUF5134 domain-containing protein: MHGPPLVGWLLVALAAGTAALCLLRARAGDSTGWCARRTAGAEAVHSLGMALMAVPVAMPGQGTWKVPLLIALYSALILRTLLFAHGECHRAHHTVEAAAMLYMAAAMTTAPGPMDTGSMAGIDHGTMGVPAVNTLLLGYFAIYMLWAGARITTVPPVNAAGAGSADAVGTTFPTMMHAPEVGNACRVSLAVAMFVMTLMM, encoded by the coding sequence ATGCACGGACCACCGCTGGTCGGATGGTTACTGGTCGCCCTTGCCGCGGGCACGGCAGCTCTGTGCCTGTTGCGCGCACGAGCCGGCGACAGCACCGGGTGGTGCGCACGGCGCACCGCCGGCGCCGAGGCCGTGCATAGCCTCGGCATGGCGCTGATGGCAGTGCCCGTGGCCATGCCCGGCCAAGGCACCTGGAAGGTGCCGCTACTCATCGCGCTCTACAGCGCACTGATACTGCGCACGCTGCTCTTCGCGCATGGCGAATGCCACCGCGCCCATCACACCGTCGAAGCAGCCGCGATGCTCTACATGGCAGCCGCCATGACGACCGCCCCGGGCCCCATGGACACGGGTTCGATGGCGGGCATAGACCACGGCACGATGGGGGTGCCGGCTGTAAACACCCTGCTGCTGGGCTACTTCGCCATCTACATGCTGTGGGCGGGCGCGCGGATCACTACTGTGCCGCCGGTCAACGCGGCAGGAGCCGGGTCGGCCGACGCGGTCGGCACCACCTTTCCAACCATGATGCACGCGCCGGAAGTAGGCAACGCATGCCGCGTGTCCCTCGCTGTCGCCATGTTCGTCATGACGCTGATGATGTGA